The Solanum lycopersicum chromosome 8, SLM_r2.1 DNA segment ATAATTATGCACctatacataatttattaataaatggtATAATAAAgcttttaatattttctcttgtatttatttattaatattttatattgtatttcaGAATTCTTATATTTTATCCTTCATATTTAACTACTCATTAAAGTTTAAGTAATcttactcatttggaaaataaattaaaactaatacTGTACTTAATAtctaataagataaaataaatataaaataataaattatttcttgatttttttttaaatgcaataaataaatttactataCATATATAGAGAAGTTGACCTGTTCGAATTAACGTGAACTCGTAGCCAGACCTCTGGATCCAACCCCCAGACCATTCaagcaaaaattaattaattgtcttgctcaagaaaagaaataaatccattgattaatgtttaaaaaagaatatgattAATGTTTAATCAAGAACGTGGAGTGGGGTATAATTAGGAGAAAAAGGAAGATGAATAATTTAAGTGTTAGTAGGAGTATTAATTACAATAATGATAGCAACTTAGATAGGAAATTAAATATAGGCCAAATAGCAGTAATAATTTGGTCTGTTGTTCTGTGAAAGCTCTATTTTAACTAAAATtagtattttgaattttgaactaCCATGTTCCTCTATGAGTATGTCTCCCTCCAGTACgttacataaatattattaatttctttaGGAGAAAAATGCTTTTACATCGTAACAGTAAAAGTTATCGTCgtataataaaatagtaaatataataaatatattgacttaatataataatattattcctTCTGTTTTAAGGAgattaaatattagaaaaattaacataaaattgatCACTTTAcagattatatatttatatggataaataaGTCAATATATAGACGGAGTGTTCACctctataattatattttgttcaagcaaataaaataaaataaaaataatcttttgaaGAGATGATTGAGCGGTTGATAGATGTTCCAACTTTacaaattgaaataattttgtgtttttttttttgaaaaataggtTTGATGGCAATTTCGAATAAAGTGATTTGACGAAAAATTTCACAAGTAATGGATTTTAAATAGTCACACACGTATTTTTGacatgtttaaaaatatatatgtttttatatagtcacataaatattaacaaattataataaaataataaatatgatttttgagttcgattttatatatactaatCACTAGAAAGTAAAATGAGTATGTAAACGTAATGGCCATCTCAAAATCTCTTTGACTGTTCAATTAGGCGGGGtggtttgatatttttataaaagtattttctcgtaatttatatatgtattagaaTTATGCACagatattcaaattatataccaaacgtaatatttcttttatatataaataacgtACCTCCTAAACAACTATTGAATATGATATTTtctatacaaaatttaatatataattaacgTATCTCCAAATTAGCTAGCAAACGATTTATCaataactacttttttttttcaaagtgttGGTGGAAGATGGGTACTCACAAATGTAATGTAAGATAGAAAATAATAACAGGTGTTCCTGACGCTATTCCTGTAATAGGATCACCTTTGATCGAATTATTGCGCGGAAGAGCTAGAAATGAATGTAGTGAAGGACCATTTAACTTAGTGGAATTGTGTAGTGTTATAGTATATCTATGGTCCCAAATGTCCAACATGtgatttgtattatttttactttgagGTTGTAAATGTTTATTCAATCACAATCAAACTTAGGATATCATGATGCCCAGAACCCTGGAACTGTCCTTAATTTTAAGATTACATAACATGGACTTCTTCCATTCAATTCCATTTTGAAATGATGTTGTATCAtctaatttgttttctttgtccTCCTCAACCACCACCTAGTATATACCCAGTAGCTAACAAAggtaaaagtttaaaataagtcaGGTGTGGTTAATACGGAGAAcgattgtttaaattttttttaaagatattttttaaatgaatgtATACGAGcttttaaaaatgaagaaaatgactTCTTTCAGTAAAAGTAGGAAAAACAAGTTCTACAAGTGATATTCTCGCGTTAATTGTGTCACATTCACCCTCTAACACATCTCATCTCCACTCGTCATCCCTACCCGAGGTGGATTTTGAAGTTCAACTCTATGAGTTCGTTTTAAAGATTCTTAGCGTTGAActcattatattttaaagttaattataggtttatatatagtatatattgTACTTGTATTGAATTATGCTCCACGTCGAAAGctatgaattaaattaaatatgtatctGTAAAGCTAGATGTATGTCTATGCCTATACctctatttttttctaatatttgtttAGATTAAATAGAAATAAAGTGATTTATAATATTCGAAGACATAGGCTATATTATCCAAAACTCAACTGTTGTTTCTTTTTCccccaaaattaatttttctatatataaatcgAATAAACACATTacttatcaaaaatatattatcagcctttaataaatacataaatatggaCCATTTTTAGTAGTACTGTCTGTAGTAGGTCTGccatattatattatacacGTGAGATTCCATAGATTGAATctttttatctcaatttattattctgcaatttaaatatatattgtaagCCCCTCCAATTACTTTTCCCCTTTCTTTTCagattaaattataaaaatgataatatatatatatatatatatatatatataaaagagataAATAACTTCTCTagtacaattaaaaaaataaattccacAATATCCTACTAACTGACCGTATCGTCCAACACATTTTATCTTCATTCCGTCTAGTAAACGCCCATTCGCGACACGCATAGATCTACCTCCAACCATCACTTTTAAGCATTTTTTGTaagattataaataaatattttttcttatatatcaaacataaaaaaaataattacattaatcataaaaagtatttttctagataaaagtaaaatgacaaACAAACAAGAGTTATGACAGAGTGGTCTGATAAGTATTTTCTTAGTCATTAATTAGATGTCTTGAATTTGAATCTTCATGAATATGAAGAACGTTTTACgagtttatatatttataattacaaaatcaTCTTTACTTATAAAGTGTTATACTCCTATACTCCTAATGTAGgactttgaatttgaatttagccggaaaaaaaaaagtgaaatgagAGAAGCAACAAAAAGtagtagaaaagaaaaagagctttttaaataaatactaTAGTTGGGAACGTAATGAAGACGAAAGAAAATGGCTGGTCCCAATAATGTCACAAGGCACAAATAATACTGTACCATGTGAAACTACAgtataaaattaaacttatatataataaagtatattgtagtactatttatatataataaagtataTTGTAGTACTATTTATCcgtatcttttcttttttccttaagAATCTATCTCACTGTAATCCTTTTTTgcctcttttatatatatatatatatatacctttttaaaatttttatattgaaattaattttaaaaaagtccTCACAAAATGTCCATGAATATGACCTCACAAAacaaatttacttattttgtactaggaaataaatttttggaCCACTATGGATAGAAAAGACATGTGATTCtcaaatttatccttcttttatGGGTAAATATCTAACTTTTAAGGTAAGGGGTGTTTTCGGTACTAAAGAAAATGTTTTAcgataaaataaacaaatttcttatttatttttttgagtttggagtgtaaaaatacattttatactttaatttgtttattttacgtttttagtttgttttaaaaagtgtatctttttcttcttcttttttgacaaatcactattttaatttttcatatgatatatttaaaatcagAAGATTTAACAAGTGTCATTAACTTTCTTATTTATTgtgttaaattaaaatcaaacgaacaaattgaaatgaagaaagtaaaatactatttataacttattttttctattttcgtTGCAAAATTATATTCCTAAAAAATTTGACCGAAACAATTCTCAAGAAATCAAAGAAAGAATATTTTGCTTTTGTTGTCAATTAAGAcgaaaaagatatttttagaaatattttgtttttgttgtcaattattttccttaagaaaatattttccaacaGAAAGGggaaaagagaggaaaaaaaggGTGTAACGTGTAAATCAATTTTTCTTCATAATCATCTCTAACTTATAAgttcatatcatttttttaacctacaatttattattattattattattattaattcattGCACATATCGTATACAACCGTTTGctactatattattttataaatttggaATATAATACACAATTGCTATATTTTTTGATGTGACAgattcaattaaaaaagaatcgATTTCAAATTATTAGTGTGAATAACTTTTCTCTAAACTAATTAAACCATTTTGAACGACCGTTTGCTACTTATTcctaataaatattttccttttcaattaattaaataccgACAAACATCTTTTAGGAGTTTCGGAAAAATAATGAAACGtccttaattaattcatttgacTCTACAAGAAAAGGCTTCgacattaaattattttaagtgattattaaaaagaaaatcctTTCAAACTTGCCGTTTTGTcgatggaaaaaaataaaattaagtaaatacaAAAGAATACGATACATGTTTGTGTAAAGGGTAGGTAGAGAAAGAAATGAttaaaagggaaaagagaaaaaaaaaatgattacaaAGGCAAAGAATCTTGTAGAAAAGGGATGAAATATTTGTCGTCCTATAACAATGATTATTAtacctctttattattattatttggttcactttatttatcttttaaaaatatttggattAGAAAGATAAGTGCTTAAGTGGAGCGAAGCATAATAAACGTTTAAACATGAGTAGTGATAAAGTGATTAGATTCCGTCATTTTTATTCAGAAGGTTTTGAAGCATTGCTTTGAAGAACGAATCATGCAAAATGTGAATTTagatttaatcaaattttaatacgaacattaaaattcaaaaaagaaaagttcgaaagaaaatatatagtttGGTGAGCAGTCTGTTTTAGAGTATTTGGACTAAAGCTTAACTAAACCTTGCCGACAGGAATTTCTGTCTCTCCACTTAAATCTTTAATcactaattaaaataataattaataccccacccccacccccacaaATTAAAGCTAGTACTATATACACCTTTTTAGCTAACTCCTCACCCCACTTTTCTAACTTTTTCTTTGAGTTAATTATACGATATTCAAATTTTACTGATTCGATAATTTTGAATTCATCCCAAACAGCTGATGACAAGAGTAAAAACACTTTCTACAGAAAAATTCTTCATTCATAAAGCTTAAACTCGAGTTTTTTGACCTAGATATTTAATCTATCttgtataatttttgtataaacaaatatttagaGGATAGAAAGATTTTAAAGTAGATTAGCCATTTATTTAATAAACAAGATCgtcaaaatattgaatttaatcATATGATATTTGAATTTCACTTGACttgtatatttaaaattcatgtTATACTTCACGACATGATTACTAAAGATTCTAATTTAGTTTTATAAGATAACTGCTcgattttaaataaattcaatacaattcaacGTAATCTAAATTTGATCAACATACACTTGTTTTCATCAAGTATCTACTATCTCCCACCAACACAAGTACTGTGTAAATCGGAATGTTTACACCAATTACATAGTGATCACTGtggatttttcttttcaaaacatTGAAATTTGAACACTATGCTGCATTCTCCATACTTTGCTTTAAATGGTATAAACATCATTGTATAAGATTTTACCATATAGTTAGTTGCCTGTGGTTAAAAGTACTAAGCATATATAGAAAAAGAAGCCTAGTACAAAAATCAATCAACAGACTCCTTTTAACCCCACCAAAAAATgatagtgaaaaaaaaaaggagaaaaaggaaaTATGCCTTTTTATCTTCTCTCACATAAGTGCTATCATACTAAAGTTTAAgatgagaaataaagaagataagTTCCATATAAACACCATAAAAAGTGTTAACAACGGTTATTATGTGGTCATAGAATCTCTTTTTGGTAGCTTAATCGTAATCTATACATCGTTAGGGACCAGGTTAATTCGAGATTATAATCCCATATTCAATATAGAATAACATAATACCAAACGTTGGTATCAGAAAATAAGAGCCTGGTTTCATGAAAGATGGCATTGAAACATGCCAGCACTTTGATTATTTGAAAAACGAGAGCTTTCCAAGAACTATGAGTCGGGGGTCTATAGGAAACAACCTCTCAACCTCACCTTTGAGGTATAGGTAAGGTCTgcatacactctaccctccttAGACCCCACTGTGTGCGACTACACTTGGTATATTGTTGTGGTTGTAGTGCCTTTAAACTATAGATGGAAAGCAAGTAAATGTCACATATCAAGCATGGAGTATATGGTTCTTTCACTGTTCATGAATACAATTGGTAAAAGTGAAGTCAAATGAAAAAATGTGGGAGGTGTCAAGTTAAATCAAATTCATCCAAATTACTTTAGACTATATCCAAATTATGATGAATGCATCATTTGAAAGTAAAAACAACGGTGAAAAAcggataaaaaaatttgaactattACCAGGTAATGATGTTTTTTCATCAATGAAAGTCATCAGGTAACCAGCAAAATTAGTCAATCTTCGTTGCCATGTCGCTATCAAGCATCTCTCTCTTGTGTTGCTTCATGCCGACAGTATTCTTCAACTTTGGGTCCTCTCACAACTTTTTCACAATGATGGGGGAGCATCATCCAATGACCCTGCATGAACATCACAAAGTTAAGAAAATGTTTTAAGTGAGAAGTTACCTAAAGGTGATTTAACTTAATCAATCAACTTTTTCTTTATACCAAAACAACAACCATTTTTTCGAAAGACTTCCACTTCTTTCATGGTGGGGTTGCCAAGAGTAAGTTGTTCAAAGTGCTCTTACAGCTATAAAGATTGATCAAATGTCCTTGACAAAAAGAGGTTGTTGCTAAAGTTACCAAAACCTTAGTTGCATAGGTTACATTAGACTGAAACAACCTCAGTCCCTTTTATCCGAAAATGTTCAAGGTGAAGTCGTCTCCATCTATGATCAAACGTTTATGCCAACAAACCAATAGTTTCTTACTTGGTCTATTCAGAGCATCTGGACCTTGTCAAATGCTTCTGGATCAAGAAATAAGCATTGCACAAAAGTCATACTTCAGTTGGTAAATAATAATGAGTTGAAATAGTCTTCCTTTTTTCTAATGACGGTGGAGTTCGGGACGGACTTTGAACGCATCTCGACAAGAGATATCTATCACCTCTGTCCACCAAGGCTAGGACAAATGAAAACAAATCTCctagtgtttttcttttttttttgtctctgctagagtttgaacctgaGACCTCAATAGTTCTCAACCCACTTCATTAACCACTAGACCACACCCTTGGGTATTGAGTTGGATTATTACTCGGAATAAAAAAGAAGTATCTAGTATTCAagaacacaaataaaaaaaagagggCAGAAGTAAAGAATACTAAAGAGGTCGAAAACAAATACGAAATGATAAGAAGTTCTAACTGGTTAAAATAGCATGTTAACAAGCTAACGACAACAGTAATAGCTCTTCACTACTGTAGAATCTCAACAACTAGGGAAAAACACTTGTTGCTCATACCAGACCTAGCCGGAATGATATTGAGAGCGTGGATTGACACCAGATTGCAGCGGAGAGGTATGGTATAGGCACAGAACCTTCAGCAGAATCTCGTCTGAAATAATCTTCCAAGTACAGAATCTCCATGCAATGTTGCATTTTGTTAACCAGCTGACATCTATCAACGGAGTCTGAAGAACTGACCATTGGATGCAAATTTATCTTGAGAATAAGACCAATCAATGAATCATTTTAAAGGATTAGTTTTGTATAAAACTAACCTCCGGCTCAGCATTAGACAAATTCTACCATTGAAGTAAGTCGTGCAAATTTCTGTCATGACTACTTCGAGGTAACTAATCCGGAAATAACTAAATAATGACTGTAAAGCTTTAAGGCAAAAACTGAACGAACTTTCATCAAATTAATAGGATCTATCAAAGAGTAAAATTTCTGATCTTACAAGAAAGGGAAACAAAAACCTTCCCCTCCACATATATTATGAATTCCAAAACTACCTAAGAACAAAAGCAGTACAATACTTCTGTCATGCAACTTCTCTCAATCAGCTTTGTGTTACCAAGCAAGAAGCTACTGTATTCATACCGCAGATTATAAGACTGAAACTCTGGTCAAGCAAGAATCAATAGTCCTCCGTATCCAAGAGCACTACGAAAATTCTTCTTAAGATTAAAAAGGGAAAGCACGTATCACAGTGCGGAAAGAATTTCATTTCTCCAGGAAAAAATTCCTACAGTTGTAGtcataaataagaaaaaggaaCACTACACAGAGGATGTATCAACAAAAACCTCATTTAGCACATCATCCTCACTGTTTGCCAGGGAAAAGAGCTCAGCGTCTTTATCTTCATCACTAGAACAATCCCTCCTCTGAAGCTTTGAGTGAGCGGCGATAAATATCAATTTCTGAGCCTTGTCCATTCCCACTCTTGAATGAGAATGGGCATTCACCCATTTCAAGACAGACCAGTTGCACTTAAAACCGCATGAACTTGCACGAAGGAAGATTAGCCTAACTGCCACTTTACCGAGTGACTTAAATTCAGTGAGGTGAGTTTCCCACACAAGTCTACTACTTTGTGGATTTGCAATCTTCATCTTTCCGGTGCTGGGATCCCTTTGCTTCAATTGTACAGCCTGAGCATACACAGGATCAAGTCCTTCAGTTCTCCATTTCATAAGCTCCATTAATGCAATGTGAGCTTCATCCCTAGACACAAGCCGGGTAATGAGCTTGTCCACGTCTTTCTCTTGCTCCGGTGTCAAACATTTAAACGGAGGCAAGTACTTGCCACTAGTATCTCTAATAAGATAGAGAGGATCAAGTATAAATGCGGCAGCCCAGGCAGGATGATAATTCTTGTTGAATCTCCTTTCAATTACTTTCTCTACAGGTCCTTCTGCAACGTGAAACTTCGAGCACCAATCCTTCACTTTCACTCTAAGCTCCTCCCAAAGAGGAAGACACTGCCCTACACGCGGCTTCTCTGTTTGGATATCTTGTGCCATTGACTTAATCAGTTTTACCAGTGAATGTACTGCTTCCAGTTCATTCCAAAAATGTGGGCTCCTCATCATCTCTTCGAGATCCCTAGCAATTTGCTCTTCCATACACAATATCTTATAAGATTCATCCAACAATACTAATTGGAGTGCTCGTGCTGAGCTAAGAGTATCCTCCACTAACGTGTACACGGGTCCAAAATCTGATCTTTCATAACCACGCAACGGTACTCTCAGTAAACCAGCATGCCCATACTCCTGCAACTGATATTTGTGAAAACTATTTCGAACTTGAGACTTATTATTAACGAAATTCGCAAGTTTTAAACAATTCTCAGTTACATTCTTGAACAAAGGAAGCTCCTTACCAAAATCCTTAACCAAACTATTAAAGGCTTCATACTGACAAGAAACGTTAACCATCCAACGATGCTGATCCTCTAAGTTCCTCAAAGCCTTGGCCTTAAACTTGTCTGCAACTATACCTACACATTGGTGCAAATTGTTCCCACATATTTCAGAAATGGTCTCCATAAAAATCTCCTCTGCGTATTTCGAATGCACGTATCCACTAGTGAACACTGCTCTTCTGAACACACTGGTCCCATTGGGAAGATTCACAGACAAATTAACCAAATTTTCTTCACCAACATGCCCATAATTCTTTGACTTCCAACCATCGGATGCAATCTGAAAGAACATAGCATCTCTAATTTTCGCCTCAGATTCAACCTTTGCTTCCTCGTACTTACCATCTAGCCTTGAACCAGCAAAATCCCTCCTTGACAATGGTGGCAAACCAACTTGGTTTAAGAAAGCTTTAAACTTTGGATGCTCAAGACTCGAAAACGAGACCGACCCACAACATTCATACACCCAATCAGCAAGATAATCTAGTGCAGAATCAATTTGGGATTTGCTTAATGTTGGACCAGGTGATGCTTTAGGACTTTTTAGCTTCTTCACACTATCTTCCAACATAGCTAAAGCTCCTAAATCCTCTTTACCACCTGACAACATCAAATGCTGCTGCCCATACACAGCACCGCCACCACCACTTCCCGGCGTACTGCCACCAGTACCGGCGGCAGTGACAATTGAAGTAGCCATTGAAACACCAGGAGAATAGGCTAACTCTACTGCAAATCGTGATGGATCAACAATTGCTAAAGGTGGAACTTGATACGACGTCGTCACACTCCCTCCAACCCCACCCCCACCATTACCGCCACAACTTGAACTACCCCCACGtaccccacccccaccaccGGAAGAGCTCCGTTTACGATGATTCTGCTGCTGCTGATGTGATGGAGTTGGCGACACCGGCGACAAGGCCACGGTAGTTGATGGGGATGGTGGCACTGACGAAATGGGTTTTGCAACAGAATTGAAATTGGGACAAGTCCCTCTTTTGAGATGTTCAGAAGCAGTTCTTGAAGGGTTTGAAGCAGAGAAAACAGCGTCACATAAAGAACAACGAAGCTTGACGGCTTTAGGAAGTCCAGTATCAGAATTCTGAACCAAAATCGGCTCAAGGTGAGCCCAATACCAAGCCCCTTTTCCTTTTACAGCTTTAGTCCGTACCATCACCAACCCTTCATATCTCTTATGCACTGCCTTAGCATTAAGTTCATCGGCTGAGCCGCCGCCAACGCCAACGCCAACGCCGCCGGTCGGTTCCACAGTAGCTAAAGCAGTAGTTGTATTTGGTGCAGACGCCATTTGTTAAATACCAAAAAAGCCCCTATAATTATTAATGTATGATGATTTTTCTTTAAGCTGAATCCTTATGAAATCAAAATGCAAAAGCTTTATGTAAATTTGGTGTTTTCAAGGGGCATTTTGTGAATTCATTAGGCATGCATTTTCATCCGGGGAATGTCGCCGGCAAAGGAGGTAAATTGGGTGACGGCCGGTGGTCCATGAGAGACTCCGGTAGAATCGGAAGAGAAAAGTTTTTTTGGATTGTAGTGGTCCTAGCTCATAGTGTTTGGTGTTTGCCACGTTTTTCACCCCTATTAATGGGAAACTTCGAGGAGTTTAAGGATTCAGAGAGACAAGAAGAAAGTTCCGGGCCGGAGTTTCGCCGGAAACGGTGCCGGAGAAGTATAGAGAGAGTGAAAAATAGTGAGAGAAAGAGAGTGAAGAAGATGAGAATAGGCTTTGGTCTTAACAGAGAAGGCGCCTGTTTACTGTTTAACGAATGGAAACTTCTAAGTTTTAACacttaaatgtttattttttaaaaaaaaattattttattaattattactatataaaaataatttaattgtgataaattcaaataacaaattatatgAATTCAACATCATGGAATTATCATGAAATTCCTACTCATATTTAGCATAAATATAATGTGACTCATGAAAATAGAATAGATATAATATTACACAAAATTGAATAATTCAAAGTAAAATTTCAGTATTTACATAACTATAATTTcaactattaatttaaaattaaggaatttatttaataacataGTCATATACAACGAACATTTTTCGTCAGAAACTATATTGGACATGTATAAAAGATATTCATAAA contains these protein-coding regions:
- the LOC101245086 gene encoding uncharacterized protein — translated: MASAPNTTTALATVEPTGGVGVGVGGGSADELNAKAVHKRYEGLVMVRTKAVKGKGAWYWAHLEPILVQNSDTGLPKAVKLRCSLCDAVFSASNPSRTASEHLKRGTCPNFNSVAKPISSVPPSPSTTVALSPVSPTPSHQQQQNHRKRSSSGGGGGVRGGSSSCGGNGGGGVGGSVTTSYQVPPLAIVDPSRFAVELAYSPGVSMATSIVTAAGTGGSTPGSGGGGAVYGQQHLMLSGGKEDLGALAMLEDSVKKLKSPKASPGPTLSKSQIDSALDYLADWVYECCGSVSFSSLEHPKFKAFLNQVGLPPLSRRDFAGSRLDGKYEEAKVESEAKIRDAMFFQIASDGWKSKNYGHVGEENLVNLSVNLPNGTSVFRRAVFTSGYVHSKYAEEIFMETISEICGNNLHQCVGIVADKFKAKALRNLEDQHRWMVNVSCQYEAFNSLVKDFGKELPLFKNVTENCLKLANFVNNKSQVRNSFHKYQLQEYGHAGLLRVPLRGYERSDFGPVYTLVEDTLSSARALQLVLLDESYKILCMEEQIARDLEEMMRSPHFWNELEAVHSLVKLIKSMAQDIQTEKPRVGQCLPLWEELRVKVKDWCSKFHVAEGPVEKVIERRFNKNYHPAWAAAFILDPLYLIRDTSGKYLPPFKCLTPEQEKDVDKLITRLVSRDEAHIALMELMKWRTEGLDPVYAQAVQLKQRDPSTGKMKIANPQSSRLVWETHLTEFKSLGKVAVRLIFLRASSCGFKCNWSVLKWVNAHSHSRVGMDKAQKLIFIAAHSKLQRRDCSSDEDKDAELFSLANSEDDVLNEVFVDTSSV
- the LOC104648954 gene encoding uncharacterized protein; translated protein: MTEICTTYFNGRICLMLSRSSSDSVDRCQLVNKMQHCMEILYLEDYFRRDSAEGSVPIPYLSAAIWCQSTLSISFRLGLGHWMMLPHHCEKVVRGPKVEEYCRHEATQERDA